CGCTGATATATAGATGAATGGAGATGTTTGGTTTCAGGACAAGTTTAAAGCTGCCGGGTTTCTGATTGAACAAACTCGCTGACTTGCAAGCAGGTGGGCTCTCATAATACTCCTTGATCTTACGGTGGAAGTATCTGCAAGCAAATGTAACACTCAAATTGCAGGAAGGTTTTGAGAATGGAGACAAGACAATCCATGAACATAACACTCAAATTGCAGGAAGGTTTTGAGAATGGAGACAAGACAATCCATGAACATAACACTCAAATTGCAGGAAGGTTTTGAGAATGGAGACAAGACAATCCATGAACACAACACTCAAATTGCAGGAAGGTTTTGAGAATGGAGGCAAGACAATCCATGAACATAACACTCAAATTGCAGGAAGGTTTTGAGAATGGAGGCAAGACAATCCATGAACACAACACTCAAATTGCAGGAAGGTTTTGAGAATGGAGGCAAGACAATCCATGAACACAACACAGAGAAGAGAAGATTATCTCATCAGTGTGTGACCCCTTCTTTCAATCGGGGTCTCCATCAATGCAAGCATACTCAAGCACTAGAAACTGAGAACAATGATATGCTGAGCTAACACCGATACCAACTAAAACAGCCATGAACTTGCCCACAATAAAGCTTCATACCTTAGGAGTCCTCTCCTGGCAACAACCTCTGCATGACCATCTGTCAGACTTCTACCATCCGCACCCAGCCTGCCAGCAAATAGACTTGAGCACCCCGTACCTAACGAGACAACATGGCCTCCATCTTTGTCACCTTAATGGAAAAATCAAGATACTGAATTAAAGCGCAAGGGTTTTTATAGATTTTAAACACATCACCATGACGAAACACTGCAAGCAATGTCTCCACAAAAGAAATTGACATGGCTAAGGGAGCAAGTCAACATTTTAAAGGGCTATATGTAAAGCTGTCCATTCCACAAAACTTGGACTTTTGGACTTACTGCCTTCTGTGTTTTCATGGCAGTATAGTGAACTTACTCAGTTTCAACACAAATGCTGCCATAATTTTTCCACCCCAGAAATGGTTGGGACACTTTTTCAGAAGTTTTATATGTGTTTTGTGGCACATCAAAGCAATACTGTCGTGAAAGGTGACCTCCTCATCATCTCCAAATTGAATCtggaaggaaaaataaataactATGTCATTCCATCAtagttgaaagaaaatgaaagagaTGTTATGTTCTAATCGGGATCCATTTTTTAAATGTTACTTTGCTGCAGCAAATACCTGATGAAATACAGCTGCTGATACAAAAGCGCATATTCTCACCTGGCCAGTTTGTAGTACAACCAATGCTTGGCTGCAAGCAAGTTTCTTTGCATCTTTCTTGCTCTTACCGACACCAGACGCAATGGGTTTCTCTCTGATGATAATGGCAGCTGTGTACTGAGGCCTCCTACAAGAGGAATACAAATTTGGTTAGTCAGTTACCTGGATTCAATGAGATTATAGTCGTCAGATGTAATTTTTACATTGTTTTGTGCATTGCCGACTTCATTTGGAACCGTCAGTCTAGGAATAATAGATTTCAGAGCTCCTGTTGTAAGGAAAAATCtaagaaaataccaaaaaaaatcccTTTAACTATGTGGCGGATGTTCTCATGTTCTTTTTTTCAAGCTCCAATGCTGACATGTACTGGTTCAGTGGAATTTTTGTTTTAATTCAGTTGGTGAATGGTGACAGTTGGCACTGGCCCTGAATTTGTTTCTCCAAGTTTCATGCAAACTGAGTCACTGAATGTTTCAGAACCATACTTACTTATTTTCATCCCAACCATCATTTACTGTCAGAATATATGGCAAGTGGATCTTCTGACAATATTCCGATAACTTGCTGACAGGATTTGCCAACATTTCCATGGGAAGCGTCGCCAAATTCTGAGCTGTTACTGGAGGTGGTAGAGGCCCAGTTATCGGAGTCTTTGAATCTAGTTGAACACACCGACCAAATGAATCGTATATCATAGTGTCACTCTCTGTGATAAAGACAACCCAAAGATATTAAACAAATAAGATGAGTCTAGAGTCTGCTTCTCAACAATATGACAAAGAAACCAATTTGTGGGAAGTTTTTAAGTTTGATATCATGTAAATCAGAAGCAATTTATTACTTGGGATAAGATTCATACATCAGTTACATCTAGTTGGCTGCTGCCTTTTGTAAGCAAGCTATCAAGAGAAGACTGTCGCATTCAACCATCACTAGAAAGACATTAACATTACTGTGATTACAGGCAGGCTATATTTCTGACCAACAGAATTAGCTAGGGATGGGGAATTGCTCTTGGTATTGAAAGAAAGTTCAACGAAAAACCAATCAGACTTACCCCCTTCATCtatatcatcatcttcaatgCCCAAAATGGCTGTGAAAGCCAACTTTGCTGCCTCAGTCTTGGCATCTTTCTTAGTAGGACCAGTGCCCTGAGGGTATGAGACACCATTCACTGTACAAACGCTAGCAAACTTGGCTTTAAATGAGGGCCTCTCCACACAGACTTCACGAAACGATGTTTCTGCTCTCACCATGGACGAATATTCCATGATTGCACTGACTGGGTGCTTGGCTCCATTGAGAAATGCTTTAATGAGCTCTGGTGGCACTTTCTTTGGGGTATTTCCCTTCTCAATCAAGCCTGGTGGCGGTTCCATTTCCACAGGACGTGGGGTAAGACCTATGGGGAATAGGAGGTTAAGAAATATTACAGCTTTGAACCCCCAATTCAATATACTGACATGAACAATGTAAATATTAAAGCTTAGACAAAACTACATCTTGAGGCAAGGTAATTTGTCCACTAGGCCCAACTCATCTAATTACCCATCTCTATAACACTACAGAGTAAGTAAGTAATTACCTAAACTTTACTGATTCTTTATAATGATGCCCGATGTCAACAAGAAAGTACGGGTAGTTTAACTAAGTACCTGGAATATATTTTTGTTCGGCTCTCCTTCTCTCCGCCTCCCTCTTAGCATCTCTATGTTCCTTGAAAGGCACCTGTGCCTGTCGTACAGCAGTAGCCAAAGGATCAGTATCATGTCTCCGCAGACCCTCAGTCCTGGCAGCCAAGGCATACTGGAACGCCATGTTTGACTGCTTGGGCTGGGCTGGCTCTGGTGTTGTCTGAGCTGATCTTTGCTCCAAGATTGGAAATTGCCGATATTGTGGTCCAGCTTCTGCAACTGGGTCTTCTCGTGCCTGTCCCCTTCCTCTTCCACGACCAACGGCTGTCAAAACTTTCGGTTGCGACTGAGGCAAGCGGATCCCACTGCTTTCATTGGTGTACTGGTAAACGTCTTCTTTACCAAAACCTCCCGACATTTTCAGATCTCTTCACCTTAGACCTAGGAGTAGGACAAACAATACCAGAGCATAAATATTCCGATTCGATCGCTGCAGGCTTAGGCTATTTGTTATCAACGAGATTTTTGGTTGttgcatatttttattttttgtggcCACTTTGAAAGAACACTTCGGCTTTGCCGCAATATCTGCACGTTGTCGTTGCAAGTAGTGTGCAGACCGAGACCGGGGACGAGAGGGGAAACAGGAAAATTCAAATTGTGTATGACGATTTCACGTGCGTCATCAGTTCAGCATATCGTGATGACAGTCGACTCGGCATGACAGTTGTCGACTTGAATTCTGAAGACTATCAATCGAAGTCTCGGATGAAGAGTATTCGGAAGACGAAGTGGCGGGCACGAAAAACCAAAGGCTAAATCAAAACAGGGCTAGcctatatgaataaagtctattAAAAGGAGAcaaactttattcatatatcACTTCGACATTTAGGAAGTTGACTCATACCAGGATATTGGTGAAAGTATATCTTTTGTAAATTGAAAATTTGACATGTGCATGTGGTGAATCTCGCGCAAGGCTCATTTTGCCTTCACTGAAAGTACCTTAAAGTATATTTTTGATTTGCGCGAGACAGAGAAATTGGCACGCAGGCAATGTAAAGTTCATGAAATGTTtgtaaattttctgaaaaatatcGTTAGATTTTTTGCCCAAAATTGATTAGTTCCACTGACAAATACTGGTTAAGAACAAGTAAGGTTGATAGAAGAGGGTATTCTCTTTAAATTTATGTAATATTCATGCTTGACTGGTGATTAAAATCTATAAATTTTTAGGTGAAACAATAGACTATGTAGCCTTCTAGTCTATACACTGTAATGGTTAGGTCATGTATCGTATGTGTACATCTGCTGAGTGAAAGATGATTCCATCGCAAACCTGTCTGGaatgttgatacatgtagcatgtgaATGATTATTGTCAAGTTACtttacatttttgttttttccttTCTACTACTTTCAGACAAAGAATTACACAAGTTGACAAGAGCAAACCCTATCTGACTCTACCTTATACTTCAACTGAAGACCTCTTAGAATCAACCAGAAGGGCATTGGAAATCAATTGGCTCTCTTTTTGTAAAGAGCTTAATTTCCACCCATTTAGAAAAATGCTGCCAAAAGATTCTGCCCAGGCTAAAATTGTGCGGAACATATCTCCAAATATCCCTGCATTCACTGACATCTTTGATGAGGAGACATTCTACCTCTTCATATTTGctgtggtggttgtgacaataattGGTGCTATCATATTATCGAGGAAGTATCCAATCCGAGATGCAGGACAGACTCTTCATGTGGATTAATGATTGATAAATTGACTTGAAAAACTAACTTCAGGAAGTGTATGTATTCCAACTGAATGGATCTCACAGCTGATCACCTGGAAGTGTTCAAATTTAGACTGACTGCTTTTTAATGGCCCTTGATCACTTAAAGTCTGGATATAAACGGGCAAGATGCAATAATCAGATTTGTGAAGAAAAGTTCATTAAAACCGTAGTCGAAACTCCATTCAGATTTGAGAGGATTTTGTATGGACTGAAAGAATGAGACACTGACAGTTAAGGATTAGTGTCTCGTGATAATGCCAGGTCATCAGTAATGCAGTTTACACAGTTTCTGTACTGAGCCAGGGTACAAATGTTCCCGAAGTAGAAACTTTTTGTGCACATTTTCATATGTGTACCTGGCACGTTTGTGTTGCACAAACTGCAAAGGAAGTCTGTGAACTTTGTTAGTGCTGGCGAGGCATTATCTTGAGACATTCTTCCTCCTTCAGGCCCATTGATATGGCCTTTGTTTTGATTCTTGCTCTGtgtggtcccaaattagtcTTTCATAATCATTGCCTTTGCATTTATACCATACTGTACATTAATTTATTCATAATTTATGTCCTTCTGTGTATTTGTCCCAAGGTGAAGTAACTTTCATGCAAGTAAACTAGTATGAGGAATGAATGTCATATGCAGCTTCAATACCTTTATCACGGCATGTTGATGACAAACAATCATATGCTGCTAGTAATCTCTCAATCTAAAGTACCATGTTATGTTTATTCCTTTTCACCATCTCAATACgtctttgaaataaagttcaaaTTGTCCAACCTCTTGTTTTTTGTTGCGTCTTGTTCCACCGGCATTCTGTGATCAATGTTTGAGTGTTCAGGGCTGATGTATTGCCTGACCAATGAACAGCTCACCAGACCGACTGGACTTATCACAGTTTCTACGACATCAAGTAACTAGGAATGATAATACATTGGACAGGATGGTGGTCCATAGCAAGTTAACTTTGCAGTTTGCAGGCAtgcctggtacccatttatacatgtacagcacaTGTACTGCAAGGGAGAAGCAATGTAAGATTGAGCATCTAACTTAATGACATGTAAATGAAACGGCAATGATCCTTGGACCCTCAGGTCctatctcctgcctatagtccctctttAAGAGGTTGTAGCCCCATGGCAACCCAGTCCATTAAGGCAAAGACAATTATTTCTTTGGTAGAGGGCGACTAAAAGAGAATTGCATTGAGAAACAACACAGTTGTATTTTTTAATCCATTTGTTCATTTATTGCTCATAACACAACAACTTGGAGTCAGCTTTTAGATTGCATTCAGACTGATTAGCAGTGCTACTAACTCTACTTTTATCACACAAAGCACTAGTTTCTGCACAAACCCATGGGGATGAAACCAGCCTGGAGATTAGACAAACCACACTTCTAGATAAAGTGCACCTACATGTAGGTTAAAAGAAGATGACAATTCCTATCTTATTACAACTCATAATACAGTATCCATATCAAACCAGACATTTACCCAATACATAAGATGCGATAATGACACACATTAACCCTATCTAACTGGACCAACCAAAATTCTTAAGCCAACAGTATCACCTATGCGAAATGTTTTCGAAAGTTGAATAACTGTAAAACAGTCAGGAGCAGTCACGACTTTCAAGGCAATAGAATCTGCATTGCAAAGCTTCCATTTAGAAAGTTTTGATTCCAGTCTTATCAGGTTTGATAAATCAGGTCCTTGACCTTGTACAAGACTATACTTCCACATTATATAGCTTTTATATTTGATATATCAATCAACTGAGATCACTGCCTCtcagtaaaaacatttttgggacATTTGAGCAATCACTAGTGCAATTGAAAGACTAATCGGTGTAATATTTGATAATTCACATGCACTTATTCCTTTTGGGACAGCCCATAATACGATAATTTTATATCACTCTTTGGACGAGGACGACTATTCTTAACTTATTGAAGGCAAACATGAAGACAAAAACAGAAAAGAATTGGAAACACAGAGTAAAGGGGGACTTTGGCCATGCTCTAGCTGCACTGAGAGCATCATCTAATGTGGCACTGCAGTGACGGAGTGAACCACAGGAGCAGAACATCATTGCAAAGTGGTTACCATTAACCACTGACTTAACATTAGACATTATAGTCATACACCTCCTACCACTGCACTGATTTTATGCATACATGAGTATACACCAAATTATTTGTTATGGGTGTTTTATTTCATACCCCGGGAACAGAAGAAATAAAGCTGATGAAATCAAACAAGTGAGTATTCAAATTATCATGGTTCATGCATCAGTATGACTTCATACATTCACATTCGAGAAAGATATATAAAATGGAATGTACTACCACTATTACTACCACCCTATGTTCCTTACAAAATGAaagtaaatgtacatgcaatataCCACAGAACATAGCTCAAAAAACATATTAAGGACACATGCCTCATAGAATCTATTCTTGTACATAAATTAAAACATACTATACTAAATACAGACAAGGGAAAAATACTGGATAGCCCATCTGGACTTGGTGAAAGAGCCAACAATTTCGGGTGAATTTGACACAATTTGATTTTTTACCCATTCATCTATTCATCTGCGCAAAtaggattgggggggggggggttcgcaCTTGGTGAGTAAGGCTCATTCCCTTTAACCCTCAGAACCCCGAAAACAAAGATATGCTTGAGAAAAAATACAGGGAGAACAGGGAGCTCATACTATTTTGTCACCGTTAATAGTTCAAGATAAATCATCTACATGGTTTGAAATTATCAGCTTTTAAGATACTAAGATACAAAGATGGGAGTGCTATAAATATGTACCACACATGTACAACCTGTATGAATTCGTAGAAAATTCCATATGCCAAAAATGCAACTTACATGTAAACATGTATGCAATGCAACTGAAgttgcatggggggggggggggggagggggggtcagGCGTGCAGGTTAAAGACAGTGCCTTTTTTATACTCTATACTTTTCTATTAACAAATACACGCATATACACAATCTAGAACGATTTTTATCATCTTTTCTGTTACATTTCAGAGCTCTAATTATGCCGTGATGACTTAGTCACATTTGATTTTGGCTTTCTAAAGCACCATTGGGCTAACACATCTAATAAATTTCAATATAATCGACCAGTACCCAAATACAAAGAGAAGTCCGATTATcataacattttatttcaatgagAATTACTAAGGGTTCTGGGTTTCTATCACTTATCTAATGTGACCTCCAAAAACAAAGTAAGCACACAATCATGTACACAGTAACTTGGGACTCCAAACACATCTCTTGGTGCTCTACTTACATATGTTCATTGTTTGTACTGCTCCCTCTGAagtttttatcaataaataactaTTATCAATTATTAATTCAAGTATGAAACATCTTTTCAACATTTGTTGTATTTCAATCACTGCCACGTTCTATATTCTGACCAGTTTTTAAATGAGTTTGAAACAGAGAATCCATAGCTTAAGACACACTCATTGGTGGAAGCAGTCTTTGATTATAACCATGATATATGCCCAATTtcctcatatacatgtatgtttaattACTAATAAAAAGCCCACAATCAAACTCAAATCACTCTTGTGAATCATTTTTTGCAGCCACTTCTGGTAGCTGGTGATAATGAAGTTGGCTACATACATGGTGCACTTACTTCAGTAGTACTGGTCTCCACAAAAAACCTTTTACACAGGTATTAAGTCCATCTGAATTCAAAACCAACAACCAGGGTATTTCTGTGGTAAAGCACAGGCATGTGCTTTGGACTAAACTCCTAATCATTATCTTGCAGCCTCAACTTCTACGTTGCTATCTTTATTGGCGGTACCATTTATAATGGGTGCATCACCATCATGGGCCTGTGCTTTTAGAGAGTCAGCAGTTTCATTAGCAGGGATGGTATCACTAGAGTCACTTGAATCATCCTTTGAATTTGATGAATCTGAGCTTTTGTCCCCCTCCTCTGCCTCGGCTGTTGTTTGATCACTTACAACTTGGGTGCGAAGTTTTTCGATATCTTCAGGGCTGTAAAGACAACACATGTGAAGATTAGAGCAGAAATCCCAGCAATAAACGATTTAAAAGAAACCTTGACCATCAAAGAGGCACATGAGGCAATACAAGTGGGGGTGTTCtacttaacaccttcagcgccgaaccacgtagatctacgtggcccaaatccccctcccctttgagctagTTATCGGAATCTCATGGacatcatgaaagaactacgccatcgccatcttcagggcaaggtaggaactgaaaagacacagttcctaccttgccctgaagatggcaatggcgtagttctttcatggagtcatttaaagttcttaactacgccatcgccatctttagggcacggtgagaactgaaaagaccgtttgatctcttcagttcctaccttaccctgaagatggcgatggcgtattttctttcatgaagtccatgagactccgataaccagctcaaagagggggggtttgggccacgtagatatACGTGGtttggcgctgaaggtgttaaacagGTGCTGCGGCGAGAAATCAAGAATCGACATTTCAACCATCAAATCAACCGAAACAAAATAGGCTGGCACTGCACCATGTGAGATCAAAGGCAAGAGCCCATTATCAAGGACTGCTCATCCTCAGCAACACAAAAGACTTGTTAGGTTCTGCAAAACAGCCCTCCAATGAACCATCACTGAGGAGGAAACAGGATCAAAGAGGTACCATGATTCTGCCTACCTGAGGTGGACAAAGACGATTCcattgatgacattgagagtCTCAAGAACGTTGACTAGAGATGGGGTCTGAATCTGGAGTGGGGGCAGACCGACTGCTTTCTCGCCTTTATAAATCTCATTCATTTTCTTTTGCAGCACCACAGCTTGTTTCGTTAAATGCTTGAGACATTCACAACTTTCCTTGGTCCTTTCATGATCATCCCCAAGCTGTAAGAAAGAAAGCGGCTTTATATCAAATATGTTGTGAGGAAAAGAATTGACAAATGCAGATTTGTGAATCTCTTTGTCATAGCAAGGGCTGGTTCAAGACTAGGTGTTGCCTGGCCTAGCCTAGGACAGAACAAGACCACTTTTCAAGGCAGGTGGTGCTTTGGGCAAGAGATTCCTGATCCTTACTCAACAGGCTTGCAAGCATTGCAGCCCACCCCCAGCTGGAGTAATGAGCATACATCACACCTGTTCGAATTTACAAGAAGAACAATCAAAAGATTTGTGTGGCGATGATTGTATCATGCCTTTGTGTGGGTGATGACACATGGTCATATGCTATTGTGAAAATTACACTCATTTTGAGATCGAGAAAACTTGGATGCTGCCCTGCAGTGGAGTAGAAGCGAACACTCACCAAATCTTTGTACACATGGTATGCCTCTTTCTCGTTACTGAGAGCAGTCCTGAAGTCACCACGACATGACTGAACACGCGCGACGAGATGATGACCCATTGCAACTTTCAAACTGTTGGCGCCAAAGAACCTGAAGAGTGAAAAAAGCTGTTGTAGCAACATATATGCCCaatgattgaaattgaaaaagatttCAAGAGTCATTTCAGAGCTGTGTATAACAGTTATTAGCCCAACTATTTCGCTGTAGTTGGTGTAATACACTGGAAAGAAAAGTCACCTCAGTAAAACTGATCTAACCTCAACAGCAGAGTTAGTTACAAGGCATGTTGTCAACATGGGTAGCCAGCTGATTGTGGTCTAGGATAAACACACCAAGAACTAGGCCACCCTGCTACTTACAATGTATTCAGTTGTAACGCCTTCTCCAAGAACTTGAGTGACACATCGTACG
This is a stretch of genomic DNA from Lineus longissimus chromosome 2, tnLinLong1.2, whole genome shotgun sequence. It encodes these proteins:
- the LOC135483793 gene encoding adenosine deaminase domain-containing protein 1-like — encoded protein: MSGGFGKEDVYQYTNESSGIRLPQSQPKVLTAVGRGRGRGQAREDPVAEAGPQYRQFPILEQRSAQTTPEPAQPKQSNMAFQYALAARTEGLRRHDTDPLATAVRQAQVPFKEHRDAKREAERRRAEQKYIPGLTPRPVEMEPPPGLIEKGNTPKKVPPELIKAFLNGAKHPVSAIMEYSSMVRAETSFREVCVERPSFKAKFASVCTVNGVSYPQGTGPTKKDAKTEAAKLAFTAILGIEDDDIDEGESDTMIYDSFGRCVQLDSKTPITGPLPPPVTAQNLATLPMEMLANPVSKLSEYCQKIHLPYILTVNDGWDENKRPQYTAAIIIREKPIASGVGKSKKDAKKLACSQALVVLQTGQIQFGDDEEVTFHDSIALMCHKTHIKLLKKCPNHFWGGKIMAAFVLKLSDKDGGHVVSLGTGCSSLFAGRLGADGRSLTDGHAEVVARRGLLRYFHRKIKEYYESPPACKSASLFNQKPGSFKLVLKPNISIHLYISDAPYGDASAFLDEPSAPLDEKQEELIKGGAHFPNFTEGEEFMGLLSLKSENEQMASPVCMSDIPSPTMESIQAGQSITVMSTSDKILSWNILGLQGALIGCFLEPVYLSTVTIGQNFDHGHQARAFCCRVDDKINDSLPAGFRLNHPRLDTINKYDESWKCPIVNTISVNWMHGDGDNQIEVVDTSTGKSVETSPFRTSAFGASRISKAGFLFRFRELAKAAKVRQLYDAKTYASAKTMNEPYQQAKKVFHQHLADANFGTWFRKPYQMQMFAK